The following proteins are encoded in a genomic region of Stutzerimonas balearica DSM 6083:
- a CDS encoding DUF4136 domain-containing protein produces MLRHLVLIPLLLALAACQTAQLQRDFDPSRDFAGYRNWSWKEPAVQYRPDDPHLKSDLTEQRIRNAIAEQLDQRGLRPARDAAGAGLLVQAWYIVDQRTQTYTTLSGGAWAGYWPGYWGPTYADSRTVDYQVATLQIDLFDARDGKLVWRASSEDILRRVSGPEERAGMIRQAVARVLSQYPPRP; encoded by the coding sequence ATGCTGCGCCACCTCGTTCTGATACCGCTGCTGCTGGCCCTGGCCGCGTGCCAGACCGCCCAGCTGCAGCGCGACTTCGACCCCAGCCGGGATTTCGCCGGCTATCGCAACTGGAGCTGGAAGGAACCGGCCGTGCAGTACCGCCCGGACGATCCGCACCTGAAGAGCGACCTGACCGAGCAACGCATCCGTAACGCCATCGCCGAGCAGCTCGACCAGCGCGGCCTGCGGCCGGCACGCGACGCGGCAGGTGCCGGGCTGCTGGTGCAGGCCTGGTACATCGTCGACCAGCGTACCCAGACCTACACCACCCTGTCCGGCGGGGCCTGGGCCGGTTACTGGCCAGGCTACTGGGGGCCGACCTACGCCGATAGCCGCACCGTGGACTATCAGGTCGCCACGCTGCAGATCGACCTGTTCGACGCCCGCGACGGCAAACTTGTCTGGCGTGCCAGCAGCGAGGACATCCTGCGCCGGGTCAGCGGCCCCGAGGAGCGCGCCGGCATGATCCGCCAGGCCGTGGCACGGGTGCTCTCGCAGTATCCGCCGCGCCCCTGA
- a CDS encoding DUF4136 domain-containing protein — protein MAPAARTLCSGARALSVLLGLLGLAACAARNPYTADSTPLPPAPAASSERALDPAAYPAAPLDFSAYRSWRWQALPAGSGVISPEQVQEMVAGALDQHGLRPAPAQQKADVEVSVGVRNERRIRQVYDDYGGYYGRGPYDRAYGAWGSVPLVRSYEEEVLVVQIELFDPALGSRVWSNRAEARVSDDRGERADALRRAIAQALEDYPPR, from the coding sequence ATGGCGCCAGCCGCGAGAACCCTGTGCAGCGGCGCGCGCGCGTTGAGCGTGTTGCTCGGCTTGTTGGGCCTGGCCGCGTGTGCCGCGCGCAATCCATACACCGCCGACTCCACGCCGCTGCCGCCTGCACCAGCAGCCTCCAGCGAGCGGGCGCTCGACCCCGCCGCCTACCCCGCGGCGCCGCTGGACTTTTCCGCCTACCGCAGCTGGCGCTGGCAGGCCCTGCCGGCCGGCTCCGGCGTCATCAGCCCGGAACAAGTGCAGGAGATGGTCGCTGGCGCTCTCGACCAGCATGGCCTGCGACCGGCCCCTGCGCAGCAGAAGGCCGATGTCGAGGTGAGCGTGGGGGTACGCAACGAGCGGCGCATCCGTCAGGTCTACGACGACTATGGCGGCTATTACGGGCGCGGCCCCTACGATCGTGCCTATGGCGCCTGGGGCAGCGTTCCGCTGGTGCGCAGCTACGAAGAAGAGGTGCTGGTGGTGCAGATCGAACTGTTCGACCCGGCGCTCGGGAGTCGGGTCTGGAGCAACCGGGCCGAGGCACGCGTGAGCGATGACCGCGGCGAGCGGGCCGACGCCTTGCGCCGGGCCATCGCCCAGGCCCTGGAAGATTACCCGCCGCGCTGA
- a CDS encoding methyltransferase domain-containing protein has product MSDRHFDALAARFAEKIYGGAKGAIRLAVLQADLAEILPPRPLRVLDVGAGLGHMSLWLAQQGHEITLAEPAAPMLDGARERFAAAGLEARFIQASWQQLASAGEQTYDLVICHAVLEWLAEPAAILPVLHGLLDADGWLSLAFYNRDALIYRNLLKGHFKKLRTQSFAGERQSLTPQQPLDPRELAAQLAEYFVVERTSGVRVFHDYMPSDFQARTELGELLEMELAYRRHPTFQGLGRYLHWLCRPR; this is encoded by the coding sequence ATGAGCGACCGCCACTTCGATGCGTTGGCGGCACGCTTCGCCGAAAAGATCTACGGCGGCGCCAAGGGCGCGATCCGCCTGGCAGTGCTGCAGGCCGACCTGGCCGAAATCCTGCCGCCACGGCCGCTGCGCGTACTCGACGTGGGCGCCGGCCTTGGTCACATGAGCCTCTGGCTGGCGCAGCAGGGCCACGAGATCACGCTCGCCGAACCCGCCGCCCCGATGCTCGACGGCGCCCGCGAGCGCTTCGCCGCCGCCGGGCTCGAGGCGCGCTTCATCCAGGCCAGCTGGCAGCAGCTGGCGAGCGCCGGGGAGCAGACCTATGATCTGGTGATCTGCCACGCGGTGCTCGAGTGGCTGGCCGAGCCGGCAGCGATCCTGCCGGTGCTGCATGGCCTGCTGGACGCCGATGGCTGGCTGTCACTGGCGTTCTACAACCGCGATGCGCTGATCTACCGCAATCTGCTGAAGGGGCATTTCAAGAAGCTGCGTACGCAGTCGTTCGCCGGTGAGCGGCAGAGCCTGACGCCGCAGCAGCCGCTGGACCCGCGCGAGCTGGCGGCACAACTGGCCGAGTATTTCGTGGTCGAACGGACTAGCGGCGTGCGCGTCTTCCATGACTACATGCCGAGCGATTTCCAGGCGCGTACCGAGCTTGGCGAGCTGCTGGAGATGGAACTGGCCTATCGACGCCATCCCACCTTCCAGGGCCTGGGCCGCTACCTGCACTGGCTGTGCCGGCCCCGTTGA
- a CDS encoding nucleotide pyrophosphohydrolase yields MNIEQIIQRLHAIRDRNDWRRFHSPKNLAMAASVEMAELVEIFQWRSEDESRQLPADALAHAGQEVGDILMYLLLMCSELGIDMEQALLDKLADNERRFAR; encoded by the coding sequence ATGAACATCGAACAGATCATCCAGCGCCTGCATGCGATCCGCGATCGCAACGACTGGCGGCGCTTTCACAGCCCCAAGAACCTTGCCATGGCCGCCAGCGTGGAAATGGCCGAGCTGGTGGAAATCTTCCAGTGGCGCAGCGAGGACGAATCGCGGCAGCTGCCGGCCGACGCCCTCGCCCATGCCGGCCAGGAGGTCGGCGACATCCTCATGTACCTGCTGCTGATGTGCAGCGAACTGGGCATCGACATGGAGCAGGCGCTGCTGGACAAGCTGGCCGACAACGAACGGCGGTTTGCCCGATGA
- the cra gene encoding catabolite repressor/activator gives MKLTDLARLANVSVTTASYVLNGKAQQRRISPATVERVLAVAEQQGFQLDQQAAGLRRGQSRTLGFIVPDLENPSYARLAKLLEQRARQRGYQLLIASSDDEPATERQVMQLLRSRRCDALIVASSLAADDAGYRKVQAAGTPVIALDRALDAEHFCSVVSDDREAGAQLTRSLDVPPEAHVALISARPALRISQQREEGFQQALAQHRGPVSILRAEQFSRACGREQMLALLDRGALPDALVTTAYVLLEGVFDALRERDLLWPEQLRLGTFGDAQLLDFLPIRVNAISQQHAQIAEQALEQAIRAIEQHDYRPGVIAIARELKIRRL, from the coding sequence TTGAAACTGACCGACCTCGCCCGCCTCGCCAACGTTTCGGTAACCACCGCCAGCTATGTGCTCAACGGCAAGGCGCAGCAGCGGCGAATCAGCCCGGCCACCGTCGAGCGTGTGCTGGCGGTGGCCGAGCAGCAGGGCTTCCAGCTCGACCAGCAGGCCGCCGGGCTGCGCCGCGGCCAGTCGCGCACGCTCGGCTTCATCGTCCCGGACCTGGAAAACCCCAGCTACGCACGTCTGGCCAAGCTGCTCGAGCAGCGTGCCCGCCAGCGCGGCTACCAGTTGCTGATCGCCAGCTCCGACGATGAGCCGGCTACCGAGCGCCAGGTGATGCAACTGCTGCGCTCGCGGCGCTGCGATGCGCTGATCGTCGCCAGCAGCCTGGCAGCGGACGATGCCGGGTACCGCAAGGTCCAGGCGGCCGGCACGCCGGTGATCGCGCTGGACCGTGCGCTGGATGCCGAGCACTTCTGTTCGGTGGTCAGCGACGACCGCGAAGCCGGCGCGCAGCTGACCCGCTCGCTGGACGTGCCGCCCGAGGCGCATGTCGCCCTGATCAGCGCGCGCCCGGCGCTGCGCATCAGCCAGCAGCGCGAGGAAGGTTTCCAGCAAGCACTGGCGCAGCACCGCGGGCCGGTCAGCATCCTGCGGGCCGAGCAGTTCAGCCGCGCCTGCGGCCGCGAACAGATGCTCGCCCTGCTCGACCGCGGCGCGCTGCCCGATGCGCTGGTCACCACGGCCTATGTGCTGCTCGAGGGTGTCTTCGATGCGCTGCGTGAGCGCGACCTGCTCTGGCCCGAACAGCTGCGGCTGGGCACCTTCGGCGATGCGCAGCTCCTGGATTTCCTGCCGATCCGGGTCAACGCGATCTCCCAGCAGCACGCGCAGATCGCCGAACAGGCGCTGGAACAGGCGATTCGCGCGATCGAACAGCACGACTATCGGCCCGGCGTGATCGCCATCGCCCGCGAACTGAAGATTCGCCGGCTCTGA
- the ptsP gene encoding phosphoenolpyruvate--protein phosphotransferase, protein MLELNAQHIHMQQAAVDKNAALALLAEVLVADGLVAPGYLDVLRAREAQGSTFLGQGIAIPHGTPETRDQVFTTGVRLLHFPEGVDWGNGQQVHLAIGIAARSDEHLRLLQLLTRALGEGDLSEALQSAESPEAIIALLQGAPQELALDGELVGLGVAAEDFDELAWQGVKLLKRAECVVSGFNAGLALDQALPLGEGLWWLSSEQSVQRPGLAFVTPAASLDHHGQPLNGLFVLASLGEAHRAMLERLCNLLIEGRGAELSQATSSRTVLEALGGDVPADWPSARVPLANAHGLHARPAKVLTEVAQAFAGEIRVRLAGSQSAGVSAKSLSKLLAMGSHRGQVLEFIAEPSIANDALPALVRAVEEGLGEEIEPLPAGGESAEQPAATVQLNEGAQDVPALRAGEQVIGIAASPGIAIGPVLVRKPQAIDYPRRGESPAVELQRLDAALDKVFGEIGTLIAQSQVASIRDIFTTHQAMLRDPALREEVQVRLQKGLSAEAAWMEEIESAAQQQEALHDQLLAERAADLRDVGRRVLACLAGVEAEQAPDEPYILVMDEVAPSDVATLNAQRVAGILTAGGGATSHSAIIARALGIPAIVGAGPGVLGLAPNTLLLLDGERGELLVAPSDTQLEQARGERAAREERKRLAHERRLEPAITRDGHPVEIAANIGAAGETPEAVALGAEGIGLLRTELVFMNHAQAPDQATQEAEYRRVLEALEGRPLVVRTLDVGGDKPLPYWPMPAEENPFLGVRGIRLSLQRPDILETQLRALLASADGRPLRIMFPMVGNIEEWRTAKALVDRLRVELPVADLQVGIMIEIPSAALIAPVLAQEVDFFSIGTNDLTQYTLAIDRGHPTLSGQADGLHPAVLRLIGMTVEAAHAQGKWVGVCGELAADALAIPMLVGLGVDELSVSARSIALVKARVRELDFVACQRLAQQALMLPGAHEVRAFVGEHC, encoded by the coding sequence ATGCTTGAACTCAATGCCCAGCACATCCACATGCAACAGGCCGCCGTCGACAAGAACGCAGCGCTGGCGCTGCTGGCCGAGGTGCTGGTCGCCGACGGGCTGGTGGCGCCCGGTTACCTGGACGTCTTGCGCGCACGTGAAGCCCAGGGCTCGACCTTTCTCGGCCAGGGCATCGCGATCCCCCATGGCACCCCGGAAACCCGCGATCAGGTGTTCACCACGGGCGTGCGGCTGCTGCATTTTCCGGAGGGCGTCGACTGGGGCAACGGCCAGCAGGTCCACCTCGCCATCGGCATCGCCGCGCGCTCCGACGAGCATCTGCGTCTGCTGCAGCTGCTGACCCGCGCCCTCGGTGAGGGCGACCTCAGTGAGGCGCTGCAGAGCGCCGAAAGCCCCGAGGCGATCATCGCCCTACTGCAGGGGGCGCCGCAGGAACTGGCGCTCGATGGCGAACTGGTGGGGCTGGGCGTTGCCGCCGAGGACTTCGATGAGCTGGCCTGGCAGGGCGTCAAGCTGCTCAAGCGCGCCGAGTGCGTGGTCTCCGGCTTCAATGCCGGGCTCGCGCTCGACCAGGCCTTGCCGCTCGGTGAGGGCCTCTGGTGGTTGAGCAGCGAGCAGTCGGTGCAGCGACCGGGGCTGGCGTTCGTCACACCCGCCGCGTCGCTGGATCATCACGGCCAGCCGCTCAACGGCCTGTTCGTGCTGGCCAGCCTCGGCGAAGCACACCGGGCGATGCTCGAGCGCCTGTGCAACCTGCTGATCGAGGGGCGCGGCGCGGAGCTGAGCCAGGCGACCTCCAGTCGCACAGTGCTCGAAGCACTGGGCGGCGACGTGCCGGCGGACTGGCCGAGCGCCCGCGTGCCGCTGGCCAATGCCCACGGCCTGCACGCACGCCCGGCCAAGGTGCTGACCGAGGTCGCACAGGCTTTCGCCGGCGAGATCCGCGTGCGCCTGGCCGGCAGCCAGAGCGCGGGGGTGTCGGCCAAGAGCCTGAGCAAGCTGCTGGCGATGGGCTCGCATCGTGGGCAGGTGCTGGAGTTCATCGCCGAGCCCTCGATCGCCAATGATGCGCTGCCGGCATTGGTGCGCGCGGTGGAAGAAGGGCTGGGCGAGGAAATCGAGCCGCTGCCAGCCGGCGGTGAGTCGGCGGAGCAGCCAGCTGCCACCGTGCAACTGAATGAAGGCGCCCAGGACGTGCCCGCCCTGCGGGCCGGCGAGCAGGTTATCGGCATCGCCGCCTCGCCCGGCATCGCCATCGGCCCGGTGCTGGTGCGCAAGCCGCAGGCGATCGACTATCCGCGGCGCGGCGAATCGCCCGCCGTCGAGCTGCAGCGGCTCGACGCGGCGCTGGACAAGGTGTTCGGCGAAATCGGCACGCTGATCGCGCAGAGCCAGGTCGCCAGCATCCGCGACATCTTCACCACCCACCAGGCCATGCTCAGGGATCCCGCCCTGCGCGAAGAGGTGCAGGTGCGCCTGCAGAAAGGCCTCAGCGCCGAAGCGGCCTGGATGGAGGAAATCGAAAGCGCGGCGCAGCAGCAGGAGGCGCTGCATGACCAGCTGCTCGCCGAGCGTGCGGCCGACCTGCGCGACGTGGGCCGCCGCGTGCTGGCCTGCCTGGCCGGTGTCGAAGCCGAGCAGGCCCCGGATGAGCCCTACATTCTGGTGATGGACGAGGTGGCGCCGTCGGACGTCGCCACCCTCAATGCCCAGCGCGTCGCCGGTATTCTCACTGCCGGCGGCGGCGCCACCTCGCACAGCGCCATCATTGCCCGGGCGTTGGGTATTCCGGCCATCGTCGGCGCCGGGCCCGGTGTGCTCGGCCTGGCGCCCAACACCCTGCTGCTGCTCGATGGCGAGCGCGGCGAGCTGCTGGTGGCGCCGAGCGATACGCAGCTCGAACAGGCCCGGGGCGAGCGCGCCGCGCGGGAGGAACGCAAGCGCCTGGCCCATGAGCGACGTCTGGAGCCGGCGATCACCCGTGACGGCCATCCGGTGGAGATCGCTGCCAACATCGGCGCCGCCGGCGAGACGCCCGAGGCGGTGGCGCTCGGTGCCGAGGGCATCGGCCTGCTGCGCACCGAGCTGGTGTTCATGAACCACGCTCAGGCGCCGGATCAGGCGACTCAGGAAGCCGAATACCGCCGTGTGCTGGAAGCCCTCGAAGGCCGGCCCCTGGTGGTGCGCACGCTCGACGTCGGCGGCGACAAGCCGCTGCCGTACTGGCCGATGCCGGCCGAGGAGAACCCCTTCCTCGGCGTGCGCGGCATTCGCCTGAGCCTGCAACGCCCGGACATTCTCGAAACCCAGCTGCGTGCCTTGCTGGCATCCGCCGACGGCCGGCCGCTGCGGATCATGTTTCCCATGGTCGGCAATATCGAGGAATGGCGCACCGCCAAGGCGCTGGTCGATCGCCTGCGCGTCGAACTGCCGGTGGCCGACCTGCAGGTGGGCATCATGATCGAGATCCCGTCCGCCGCGCTGATCGCGCCGGTGCTGGCGCAGGAAGTCGATTTCTTCAGCATCGGTACCAACGATCTGACCCAGTACACGCTGGCCATCGACCGTGGCCACCCGACGCTGTCCGGCCAGGCCGATGGCCTGCACCCGGCCGTGTTGCGCCTGATCGGCATGACGGTGGAAGCCGCCCATGCGCAGGGCAAATGGGTCGGCGTCTGCGGCGAGCTGGCCGCCGATGCGCTGGCTATACCCATGCTGGTGGGGCTGGGCGTTGACGAGTTGAGTGTGTCGGCGCGCAGCATCGCGCTGGTCAAGGCGCGGGTGCGCGAGCTGGACTTCGTCGCCTGTCAGAGGCTGGCTCAGCAGGCCCTGATGTTGCCCGGCGCCCATGAAGTGCGCGCCTTCGTCGGGGAGCATTGCTGA
- the pfkB gene encoding 1-phosphofructokinase, translating to MARVLTVTLNPALDLTVQLPALRLGEVNRSDNLQVHAAGKGLNVAQVLADLGHQLTVTGFLGEANAQPFEQLFAARGFADEFVRVAGETRSNIKLAEADGRITDINGPGLEVGAAQRDELLARLERLVPGHELVVVAGSLPRGVDSHWFVEMLNTLKALRARLALDTSGAALREGLAAKPWLVKPNEEELAEARGRQLVDPQVLGREAWRLQVEGIEHVVVSQGAAGVSWFSPTAAWHAQPPKVRVVSTVGAGDSLLAGMLHGLLAGWPAERTLAHATAIAAQAVGQVGFGITDRAQLAELEAAVRLQPLSQ from the coding sequence ATGGCGCGCGTACTGACCGTCACCCTCAATCCTGCACTGGATCTCACCGTGCAGCTGCCCGCGCTGCGCCTGGGCGAAGTCAATCGCAGCGACAACCTGCAGGTGCATGCCGCGGGCAAGGGGCTCAACGTCGCCCAGGTCCTGGCCGATCTCGGCCATCAGCTGACCGTGACCGGCTTTCTCGGCGAAGCCAATGCGCAGCCTTTCGAGCAGCTGTTTGCCGCGCGGGGCTTTGCCGACGAATTCGTCCGCGTGGCGGGCGAGACCCGCAGCAACATCAAGCTGGCCGAGGCGGATGGGCGGATTACCGATATCAATGGCCCGGGGCTGGAGGTCGGTGCCGCCCAGCGCGACGAGCTCCTAGCCCGCCTCGAGCGCCTGGTGCCTGGCCATGAGCTGGTCGTGGTGGCCGGCAGCCTGCCGCGTGGCGTCGACAGCCACTGGTTCGTGGAGATGCTGAACACGCTCAAAGCGCTCCGTGCACGGTTGGCGTTGGACACCAGCGGTGCGGCGCTGCGCGAGGGGCTGGCGGCCAAGCCCTGGCTGGTCAAGCCCAATGAAGAGGAACTGGCCGAGGCGCGTGGCCGCCAGCTGGTCGATCCGCAGGTCCTTGGCCGCGAAGCCTGGCGGCTGCAGGTCGAGGGCATCGAGCACGTCGTGGTGTCGCAGGGCGCCGCCGGGGTCAGCTGGTTTTCGCCGACTGCCGCCTGGCATGCCCAGCCGCCGAAGGTGCGGGTGGTCAGCACCGTGGGCGCGGGGGATTCGCTGCTGGCCGGCATGCTCCACGGCTTGCTGGCGGGGTGGCCGGCCGAGCGCACCCTGGCGCATGCCACGGCGATTGCGGCTCAGGCCGTCGGGCAGGTTGGCTTCGGTATCACTGATCGGGCGCAACTCGCCGAGCTTGAAGCGGCCGTGCGGCTGCAGCCGCTCAGCCAATAA
- a CDS encoding PTS fructose-like transporter subunit IIB — protein sequence MNLLIITACPNGMVTSVLTSRLLEAAAQRLGWSTAVEVHDPKAIGSPLTPAQIANADLVVVVKTGPLSLQRFVGKRVVQSTPSEALLDPEGFLRSAAETATELQQIDDADAAPAGGKPKLVAITACPTGVAHTFMAAEALQQAAVRKGYDLQVETRGSVGARNVLDPQAIEAADAVLLATDIEVDVARFAGKRVFRCGTGVALKQPEATLDRALQEAAVLGGGATAGAVAGEQKAEKTGVYKHLLTGVSYMLPMVVAGGLLIALSFVFGIEAFKEEGTLAAALMKIGGETAFQLMVPLLAGYIAYSIADRPGLAPGMIGGLLAGTLGAGFIGGIIAGFVAGYAAKAVSRWIPLPASIESLKPILIIPLLASLVTGLVMIYIVGTPVAKLLAGLTEFLDTMGTSNAILLGLLLGTMMCVDLGGPVNKAAYAFSVGLLASQSYAPMAATMAAGMVPPIGMGIATLIARRKFAQTEREAGKAALVLGCCFISEGAIPFAAKDPLRVIPASIAGGALTGALSMAFGAKLLAPHGGLFVLLIPNAINHALLYLVAILAGSLLTGVVYALIKQSETQPLSVGAAP from the coding sequence ATGAATCTGCTCATCATCACGGCCTGCCCCAACGGAATGGTCACCAGCGTGCTGACCTCGCGCCTGCTCGAAGCCGCGGCCCAGCGCCTGGGCTGGTCGACCGCCGTGGAGGTTCACGATCCCAAGGCCATTGGCTCGCCGCTCACGCCGGCACAGATCGCCAACGCCGACCTGGTCGTGGTGGTCAAGACCGGGCCACTGTCGCTGCAACGTTTCGTCGGCAAGCGCGTGGTGCAATCGACGCCGTCCGAAGCCTTGCTCGACCCGGAGGGCTTTCTGCGCAGCGCCGCTGAGACGGCGACCGAACTGCAGCAGATTGATGACGCCGACGCCGCGCCAGCTGGCGGTAAACCCAAGCTGGTGGCTATCACCGCCTGCCCGACCGGTGTCGCGCATACCTTCATGGCGGCCGAGGCCCTGCAGCAGGCGGCGGTGCGCAAAGGCTACGACCTGCAGGTGGAGACGCGCGGCTCGGTGGGCGCGCGCAATGTGCTCGACCCCCAGGCCATCGAGGCGGCCGACGCGGTGCTGCTGGCGACCGATATCGAGGTGGATGTCGCCCGTTTCGCCGGCAAGCGCGTGTTCCGCTGCGGCACCGGTGTCGCGTTGAAGCAACCGGAGGCGACGCTGGATCGCGCGCTGCAGGAGGCGGCCGTGCTCGGCGGTGGCGCTACGGCAGGCGCCGTGGCAGGGGAGCAGAAGGCGGAGAAGACCGGTGTCTACAAGCACCTGCTGACCGGGGTGTCCTACATGCTGCCGATGGTGGTGGCGGGCGGTCTGCTGATCGCCCTGTCGTTCGTCTTCGGCATCGAGGCGTTCAAGGAGGAGGGCACGCTGGCCGCTGCCTTGATGAAGATCGGCGGCGAAACCGCCTTCCAGCTGATGGTGCCGCTGCTGGCCGGCTACATCGCCTATTCCATCGCCGACCGCCCGGGCCTGGCGCCCGGCATGATCGGCGGCTTGCTGGCCGGCACACTCGGCGCGGGCTTCATTGGCGGCATCATCGCCGGTTTCGTCGCCGGCTATGCGGCCAAGGCGGTGAGTCGCTGGATTCCACTGCCGGCCAGCATCGAGTCGCTCAAGCCGATCCTGATCATTCCGCTGCTGGCCAGCCTGGTGACGGGCCTGGTGATGATCTACATCGTCGGCACGCCGGTGGCGAAGCTGCTCGCCGGGCTCACCGAATTCCTCGACACCATGGGCACCTCCAACGCGATCCTGCTCGGGCTGCTGCTGGGCACCATGATGTGCGTCGATCTCGGCGGGCCGGTGAACAAGGCGGCCTATGCCTTCTCCGTCGGGCTGCTCGCCTCGCAAAGCTACGCGCCGATGGCCGCGACCATGGCCGCCGGCATGGTGCCGCCGATCGGCATGGGCATCGCCACGCTGATCGCCCGGCGCAAGTTCGCCCAGACCGAGCGCGAAGCCGGCAAGGCCGCGCTGGTGCTGGGGTGCTGCTTCATCTCCGAGGGCGCGATTCCCTTCGCTGCCAAGGACCCGCTGCGGGTGATTCCTGCCAGCATCGCCGGCGGTGCGCTGACCGGCGCGCTGTCCATGGCGTTCGGTGCCAAGCTGCTGGCGCCCCATGGCGGGCTGTTCGTGCTGCTGATCCCCAACGCGATCAACCATGCCTTGCTCTACCTGGTCGCGATCCTGGCCGGGAGCCTGCTGACCGGGGTGGTCTATGCACTGATCAAACAGTCCGAGACACAGCCGCTCTCGGTCGGCGCCGCACCCTGA